caatgatgccaaaaatatactgactaccgCAGGTTTAATGCACAGGAGCAAGGCACATACCTGCAACCACTCAAACACTGATGTTATGTGATGGTATGACtcttgacatttttgttttcaggttttaattttcataaacataataaaatctTGCCTTAAATAgtcttttttccattttgtaaTGTATTTTAATAATGCACAGGCTCAAAAGCACTTAAGTACAGGCTATGTAATGCTGATGAGTTTGACaaccagatagatagatagatagatagatagatagatagaggatATTAGTTTCCACAGCCTGTTCATACAGAAGAACAATTAATGAACATCAATCACCAAAACAGTCACAAGTGTTGCTGCTACGGTTTGTTGAGGGCAGTGATGGCAGAGAGGCACGCAGCTCATCCTGTAGCGGGCTTTTTTACAGATCAGAGATCTGTATCTGCGGACCGACGGCCGGGAGCAGAGCGAAGCAGTTCAGGGGGTGGCTGGGGTCATGTGATGGCGGTGTCAATGAGGGCTGGGAGGTTGGTAGTAGGGAGACCAATGATTTTAGAGGCATATAATGCAGCTGCAAATGGACAATTTGAAATATGCAAActaaatagtgaaaatataaAGATGTGAACCTGGGAGAAGGGATGAAGGGGAAATGAGGGCATTAGAAGTGCTCGTGTGAGCTAGCATTTGAACTACTAATACTGGAAGCATTGGTTTAATGCTGGCCAATAATATTGGACTGGCTATTGGTCTGAAATATCAAGTAAATGaggtgacaaaaacaagtaGTCGCATCATGTATCACATGACAGGACTGCCTTACACATATTACTTGTTTAAGCAATATGTGTAAggcagggttagggttagggttatggttgcATTATGATAAATTACAGTCCTGTAGTTTAGGTTGATGAATGGATCCATTTCACTTCCACAGCGACAGCGTAGCTGGCCTATCTGATCAATAGAGTTGAGCTTGTAAGCCAGAAACACATCCAGGTCTCAGTAATGAAGAGAGCCTGGCTCtcctgagagaggagaggagctgctATGAAATATGATGATGACCATCTACTGTAGGCTATGGAGTCAGAGAGATAGAACATGGGAGCAAAAGGGgcggagagacagaaagagagaggcttcttttttttattagtttacaAAAATGGGGTTAGTGACGTAAAAAGAGCAGACTTCTACTCCCCCCCCCCGACCTCGCTCATTGAGGCAGATCTAGcatggaggttttatatttaatttacaccAAATAAATCAATAGCATATCCGTTCTCGTAAACCCGAGGGTGAGCTGTTCATTATTGCTTTAGTCTTTTGTTCCCATGCACCATGCCCCTGTGAATAGGCTGGTTATGAGAGAAACCTCCCTGGATACTGGCTGACATGTTAACGTGCTGGACCAGCTGGCTGATCGAGAGGCTAACTGAATCGCACATGATCAGCAGTAAAAACCACTCTGTgctggctgtgccattgtttcCCTATGGGGAGACGGTGATACCCAACTAGGTGGAAGCGCTACCCTTGGCGTGGCACACTGCTCGAAACTTTGATCTTGGTTGCCGCTGACCTTAAAaccattttttggcatcattgggcaaaaattccataataacctttccgcatattgtaattcaagtgttctgagagaaaactagacttctgcacctcctcatggctctgttttcaggctttagaacatctagcgctccaattggctgtgctccggctgttgggcggtgcttggtatttcctcaactgatctcaacatggctgccgggtcacaaactttctcattttacagctaaaccgtgcactacaagatgattctgagaacatctgaggagagaaataggcattaacgtaacagaatattgattcatatttgatcagcgctgcctagtttgaccgtttggttggagttcgtgagtgattgacagccggctctcatagacgggcAGCTGGATgacaggctccagatcagctcttactgcttgctttcctcaggtctgtgaaatcttgcagatgctgttaggagcactggaggacacagaggcacatgatttttttcagattacctgtctcatgcactactgtcatgatatggtgaccgttttataaaaataactttttttaaatcatatttgctccatttctacccactgcagctttaaccaaTGAGATCGCTGTATGTGCTGTAACCACTTTTTGATGACGTATACCTGCGCCGCACTTTGCCTCTGCGCCCTACTATTTGCAAAGAGCAAATTCGTTACCATGTTCATaccaacacattaaaacaaaccCTATATGGACACAAAGGATGTAAAAACGCATTTACAGAGGATTTaatgttgtcaaaaatataaatgttaaagAAAATCAATGCATATGGTGCTGgttaactttttaatttttaactcTACTCAAAAAGGGTAACATTTTAGAAATCAAGGAGTTAACCAGGTAAACCCTGCTGTGTTTATAACATGTCAGCTTCACAGCATAGCGGCAGAATGGCAATGTCCTTGAAGACAAGGGGTCACCATAGCAGCTGTGGAAAGGAAGAAATAAGCACACAAAGACGCaagtgtgtgcgcgcgcacacacacacacacacacacacacacacacacacacacacacacacacacacacacacagtgtgtgttcaggtgagcTATCTGACACACAGAGGACATCTTCCCTCAGCCTATAGAACACATTATACCCATCACTGATaaggtgaaaaaaaacagcattcaaGGTTTTTCACAGAAAGGAACAGAACAGTCACCAGGCCTATTATTCAtggttatattacattatactgAAGAGAATACTGCCTTTTCAAACTGCCACAATTAAGTGATCTATCCGAGATATGACTGGTTGTAATATGGGTGCATTTATACTCGTGCCTGACTTTATAGCATAAATGCATGTTTCACCTCCAATGGGATTTTAATGCTTGGGCAGAAATgggataataaaaaacaaaagcgGGTCTTCCAGCCAAAAAGGCAGGCAGCCAGCGGCCAGAGCAGCAGGCTGGAGGGAACAAAGGAACTGAGGAGGCAATATTTCACTCAGGGCAGGCAGCTCCTCTCATCTTTCACATGGCAATGCAAATCTACAGCGGCCAAGATTTCACACAGCCAGAGAGAACTAAGAGAGGGGGCTAATATTTCACTTGTCCAATTTCCTGTTACTGGGCAtcgacccccccaccccccctcccttGATAACAcaatttcctttttctttttgctgaCTGGGTCAATGGCCTATACGGTGCTTACAAAAAGCTCTGGGTGCACGTTCGAGGTGTTAAACACAAGTCAAGTTCACCAAACACATCTACTACACAATAAGTCAAGATGCAGATGCAAGGCAGTCTATTAAAAGCATGAGGTGAGAGCCCCAAGGGGTGAGGGTCCCATCTATTATTTAGGGGCTGCTGACACCGACACACTGACGGCCAAGGGCAGAGGAGCTGCTCAGTGCAGCAGTCTGGCTGGAAATCCATTAAAAGGATGCCGAATATTGGATAGTAACAGGGAAGTACCCCCACATAACAACAAGAGCATCCTTACTTTTTATACATTTAGGGACTATTGTGGGAATTTCTCTTATCATGGAATATAGATATCATAAGATCACTATTTAGCCTGCTCTCTAATGAGCAGCCTACCAGAGTCAGACGAGTCCCATCCAGGATAATACAGGCAGTGATTCTCTTTCTAGGTCACTATTAGAATTACAGTAGATCACACCGAGAGCTGCTAGCTGTGAACATGTAACACGGTGACGGTGCTGTGTGAGAGCGGACATGCACCTACCGGTCGGTCTCTGTGTCTTTGGGCAATGTGAAGACAAAGCAGCAGGGGATGAGCTGCGGGATGACAGCGGCACAAAAGCCTCGCGCTCCTCCGAACAAAGCGGGCTTTCCGGCAGCTTCAGCATCCTCGATCATTACTTTCACACTTCATCAGCATCGTTTCACACACACTCGACCCGGATCTCACAAAccggtaaaaacaaaaaacaatccaCCGCTTCGACCCCGAAGCTTTAAATGTGTCTTAAACGGCGAGAGGAGACGAGCACCGGCGATTCATCCCGAGTCACCGGAGGGACCGTAAACTGTGAATGGCCGCGTGCTCGACTGGATCAGAGCGATGCTGCCTTCACGTGCTCCTTGTAAAACTCCCACTCTGGTACAGTAAATGCATCGTAATGGACGTTGGTCGTTAATAACTACAGAACAGGTCTCCTTATATCATCATCAACAGCAGCAGGATGTCTTTAGCGCCGTTTATCACCAAGAGCCACAATTACAtttgaagaaaaacaatgatATGGAAATGGTGCATTAAGTCAGAATCTAAATTATCTAGCCCACTTGAACACCCCCTCAAATTCCTATTTCAGCTGTTTGTATTCTCAAcaaagtgaggaaaaaaaacatgttttgggaAAGGAAATGTCAAGAAGATCCAGGTATTAAGTATTACTCAGCCTAACCCGTTATATTTATTAGACCATTCACCTGACCTGGACTCAGTCACCACACAGACACCATCACCAAGACAGCTAGACAGCACCTCATGTTCCTCTGCTAGGCTGAGGAGGTTCAACATGGACTCCAGGATACTCTGCAACTTCTACCGGTGCACCATGGAGAGTATCCTGACAGCTGCATCACCGCCTGGTAAGGCAGTGGCTCCAATCTCAACTGCAAGGCTCTACAGAGGGTGGTGAAAAGTGACCATCAGCACATCACCAGGATGGAGCTGGTCCATCCATGGAGTACCTCTacacctctctctgtctgtctgtctgtctgtctgtctctcttctttacattcacttaaaggtcccatatcgtgctcattttcaggtttatacttgtattttgggtttctactagaacatgtttacatgctgtaattaaaaaaaaaaacttgatttttctcatactgtctcccTGAATATaccctgtatttaccctctgtctgaaacactccgttttagtgtatttcaatggaatggcaacagaattgcgttgctaggcaacagcttgggtccatgtttacttcttgtcagctgatgttattcacatacactgcaacaggatataaactgggaaacatttagatggtctaaatattgtatatttgtgacctcACAATGTGTgtacctgttttataatatgaaagacatgaaaatgtcactttttaaaatatgggacctttaattaattTTGCAAATACTGTATACCTGTCTTCcacgaagaaaaacaaaaaaaaatttaaaaaacaaaaaacaaaaaaataaataaatatatatatatatatatatatatatacacacacaccgatcagccataacattaggacagcatgggcacccggACCGGTATGCCGCTAcacagccccatacgcaacaaactgctcctcactgtgtgttctgacacctttctatcggaaccagcattaacttttttcagcagtttgagctccagtagctcttctattggaagagcattttggcaaatttttcttgggcgctacccacataatcagctgtgctgctcatcccacaaatgcatgatccttacaagttggacatcattttgaaggtaaataaacaggctttccaacgatgtaaaatacaatgacaattagcattgtaacaacagagaaataatccaccaaacacaagtttccgaactttgtttttccagtttatatataaaaaaataacaaaaataaatgaaatctaGTTTTATAAGATTATATTACATAGCGGTAGATCTGTACAACTAGTTTCATCCAAGAGGCTACCAATACTAATGTTAGCCATCTGCGGTGCAGACAGAAAGATCATTATTATCAATGTGTGATAAATGTCACATCATAGTTACTAAATATGTCTTTTTGCATGttgttgaatatatatatatatatatatatataaaaagaaagaaaatcacacaaaataaaaaatctagCGATCagatatacatataaatgtatatctgATCGCTAGATTTTAacttttgtgtgattttctctctccctatatatatatatatatatatatggtatatttatgacagcatgggcaccctgaccggtctgtggctacgcagccccatacgcaacaaactgcgatgcactgtgtgatctgacacctttctatcggaaccagtattaactttttcagcaatttgagctccagtagctcttctattggatcggacaacacgggccagccttcgctccccacatgcatcaatgagccttgggtctgaccctgtcgccggttcaccggttttccttccttggaccactgcagaccgggaacatcccacaagagctgcagctctggagatgctctgacccagtcgtctagccagcactattcggcccttgtcaaagtcactcacatccttacactggcccattttttctgcttccaacacaaagttcaaaatgttctcttgctgtctaatatatcccccccactgccaggtaccatggtaaccagatactcaatgttattcacttcacctgtcagtggtcataatgttattgctgatcggtgtgtgtgtgtgtgtgtgtgtatatatatatatatatatatatatatatatatatatacacagcatATTGTTGGAGGGAGCCTGAGATTTAAGCTTTTCATTGCCAGTGTCTGCTTCTTCTCTGTAATTGTCGTGCATATATAACTTGTATTTGGTTAATTTGGAACTGTATTTCACCGTCATGACCTCCAGGTAGCCTTCTCCTTTCCACTACAGTAAACTGGTCCAGGCTTGCACATAAGGGACACAGAGCTGATGCTATCATTCCCTGATAAACAGGGCTACATTCTTCCTACTCTACTTATTTCgagtgcagtaaaaaaaaaaaatcaagacagACACATAACCTCACTTGTTGTTTATCACCTCTCTCACCATCGACAGCATACTCCGTCTGTTTTGCAAAGGTCAACTCTTTTACATTTCATGATCCAGATGGAGCCATCAATAGGTCACCGCCGGCTTTACCATAGTTTATCTTATGAGTAATTCAGATAATGCACAGTGTGGGATTAACCATCAGAACATCTGTCTGTACTACGACACCATCCTCCCGACTACTCAATGTACCCACTTGACAACCAGGGCTGTGGTGTTTCATCTCCACAGgaatactgtatatgcagatGATGCAGTCACAGCGGGAACACTGCTGACCTCACAAAACTGCCAAACGTCTGATTTATGGAAAAGACTGTAATGCTTTATGATATGAATTTGTATGCAGATACAAGTAGGCTGCACTTGTGTGTGTTCCTACAGGTTCAAAAATTAAACCTAGATTGATAAATGTAAAGGTTAAGTAATTTCTCTACGCCTCCTCAtgctagagcaggggtcagcaacctgcgtctccggagccacatgtgtctctttagctcctctccagtggctccctgtggatctataaaaatggaaatgaataactgtttcttgtttacattttcatttctcattgttgtaggtctatggtacgacggtacggcggagtattagggccacattgagaaaaaaaaaaaatctgagatttcgagaataaagttgtaatatttagagaataaaagtcacgtttatgagaaaaaaagttggaatattatgagtaatattactatttttttctcgtaacattacgacttttttcctataatattctgactttattatgtaaatctcagatgttttttccctcaatgtggccctaatacttcgtagtacattgtctctggCCCTCACTGATTTGacttacatactatatacttagactataaactgtgttaccttcatcacaatgataaaatgttttgcggctccagacagattttgttttctttattttgtctaaaatggctcttttgatagtaaaggttgctgacccctggtctagacaATGTGTGGTCAGTGTGGCTGGAGGTAGTTTACAGTGTAGAGATATTAAGGTTACCTTTTAACCGGACACAATCTCAGTAGTGCTAACGGTAGTTGAACAGTTAACTAACAGTTAGCGCTGAAGGAATAACTGACACATGTATTCTGTCTCCAACATCAACTCTCTGTTGGTATATCCAGAGAGTCTGACCTAGTAAACTCACCAACGATGTAAAGAGCCAGAAGTCAGTGGACATGGTGCTGCACAGAGTGTTTAGCGCGGGTTAGAGGAGTTTACACTGTTTGGTTAGCCTGGTTCATCTACTGTTGACCGCTCGGCTAACCGGGTGGCTAGCACTGACCGTTAGCCGCCGTTAGCTGTCTCTCTAAACAAAGAGTTTAAAACAACGTGTCTTTACCTCCTCGTGTTACATTCCGGGTCGATGTTCTGTCCGGTTGCTGAGCGACCAGCTCCACTGGTGTGAGACACAAAGACGAGAGCAGAGACACAGTTTACATCAACTAAcactaactgctgctgctgctgctgggctggTGGACTCTTCTGTTTTGGTTTTTGGGAACGCGGAGCTGGCGTGAGACATCTCGCGAGATAACAGCACATCCCACCCCCCACACCCGCGTGCACCAATATTAAAGAGAGCTgtgcacacacgcgcacacacgcataACTATCTATTTCAGCATGAATGTGGAGAACAGTAGCCTTCATATCTGAATGTATCAATAACCATCAAAACAACATCAATAAAAGctgtttaattaattcatttttatgtattcaTATTACACAGTGCGCCAAACACATACTTatgaaataattataatataataataataataataataatatataaaataaaataataaataataataataatataaaataataaatatttttgttcCTAATcgtaattataaaaataaaacggCCTATTTTAAAGCTACATATcaatatatctctatatatctatatatatatatgtatctctctctctatatatatatatatatatatatatacacacacaaacaatttcatttacatttaaactagcctatatttaaattaaattgaaatgaAAGACAGGAAAGCCCATTGATGAGGGCATTGTCAAATCATAAACAACATTGTTGGTCCAATTCagtttgataataataaataaaaagaaatagtgaaaatatgtcaaataaataaaaagaaagtacATTCGAATAAAGGACGGACACATTCAGACACCTATACAtgtttaaacaaaaatacaaataaataaatagaaagtaGCCTAAAATTCTGTAAAAGGGGTGTTGGAAATGTTGCTGCGACTGTCGACGGTCAAATAAGATCAACCCAAATCATGATGAGAGAGCGTGCTCAGAGCGTGTTGGATCTGCTCCGGTGTCATGTCGCTCAGGTCGGGCAGCTCCTCTGGTAGTCTCCTCTTGGTCCGGCCCGCCTCCCCGCTGCTGCCCCAATAAGCCGGACCGGCGTGGATGGCCCGGAGCCTCATCTGCAGCCACTCCCGACGCTCCTGCACCTGCTTGAGCTCCCCGAGGTTGTGCATGAGCTGGACCTCACTGACCGTCCTCTTCCTGTGCAGGATCATGAAATAGGCCTATAGCTCAGTTTAACATtgcaaaaacaaaccaaaaagagTGTGCTGACAAGAAGGGGCGTTAAAGAGGCTGTATGAGGCAGTCCAATTAACTTGTAGTAGTGGtgatggggggtggggggttacCTTAGGGAGCGCTCTTCACTGACAGGGACGAGGTGTAAAATGCAGAGtgaaataaacatgattttatAGTCCAGATTGCACATGTTGCCTTGATGATCtgttaagaaaagaaaaaaatatctcaaaatcATGCTTTCTTGTAAATTAAAATACTTTCACAACTTGAAATATATTTCCTGAACAAAATAACAGAATTTTAAATGTACGACTTTCAGGCTTGTGTTAAAACAAGCGAGGAAGTTACTGGATATCAATCCATTAAATTTTTTTAGTAAAATgtaagttgtgtgtttgtttttatctt
The nucleotide sequence above comes from Sebastes fasciatus isolate fSebFas1 chromosome 4, fSebFas1.pri, whole genome shotgun sequence. Encoded proteins:
- the pth1a gene encoding parathyroid hormone 1a, which gives rise to MCNLDYKIMFISLCILHLVPVSEERSLRKRTVSEVQLMHNLGELKQVQERREWLQMRLRAIHAGPAYWGSSGEAGRTKRRLPEELPDLSDMTPEQIQHALSTLSHHDLG